From the Maioricimonas rarisocia genome, one window contains:
- the bioB gene encoding biotin synthase BioB, translating into MTSEFPMDDAGSTVTADWHELATRVLTGHALNRDEARAVLECPDEDLLELLAASYRVRRQHFGTQVQLYYLKNAKSGLCPEDCGYCSQSVISDAPIERYAIANEKTLLEGARKAKESNARTYCIVASGRGPSDREVNHVASVARKIKDELGLHLCACLGLLKPHQAQVLADAGIDRINHNLNTSRRHYPEICTTHTYDDRLDTLRVAHEAGMELCSGMIVGMGETADDILDMVEELRQLNAKSVPVNFLHAIDGTPLEKTEDLDPRYCLKVLCLLRLGLPATEIRIAGGREVNLRSMQAMGLYPANSMFVSDYLTTAGQTPEEDFAMVSDLGFEVVIGGHEAHDAPAAVS; encoded by the coding sequence ATGACTTCAGAGTTCCCCATGGACGACGCAGGATCGACGGTGACCGCCGACTGGCACGAACTGGCCACCCGGGTACTGACCGGACACGCGCTGAACCGCGACGAAGCGCGGGCCGTGCTCGAGTGCCCTGACGAGGATCTTCTGGAACTGCTCGCAGCGTCCTACCGCGTGCGGCGGCAGCATTTCGGCACTCAGGTGCAGCTGTACTACCTGAAGAACGCCAAGAGCGGCCTGTGTCCGGAAGACTGCGGTTACTGCTCGCAGTCGGTCATTTCCGACGCTCCCATCGAGCGGTATGCGATCGCCAACGAAAAGACGCTGCTCGAAGGGGCCCGCAAGGCGAAGGAATCGAACGCCCGCACCTACTGCATCGTGGCCAGCGGTCGCGGCCCCAGCGACCGGGAGGTCAATCACGTCGCCTCCGTCGCCCGCAAGATCAAGGACGAGCTGGGTTTACACCTGTGTGCCTGCCTCGGCCTCCTCAAGCCGCACCAGGCACAGGTCCTCGCCGACGCCGGCATCGATCGCATCAACCACAACCTGAACACCAGCCGTCGCCACTACCCCGAGATCTGCACGACGCACACCTATGACGACCGGCTGGATACGCTCCGTGTCGCTCACGAAGCCGGCATGGAACTCTGCAGCGGCATGATCGTCGGCATGGGTGAGACCGCGGATGACATCCTCGACATGGTCGAAGAACTGCGGCAGCTCAACGCAAAGTCGGTGCCGGTCAACTTCCTGCACGCGATCGACGGGACGCCACTGGAAAAGACGGAAGACCTCGATCCACGGTACTGCCTGAAGGTGCTGTGCCTGCTGCGACTGGGACTGCCGGCGACCGAAATCCGAATTGCAGGCGGCCGCGAAGTCAACCTGCGGTCGATGCAGGCGATGGGACTCTACCCGGCCAATTCGATGTTCGTCAGCGACTATCTGACGACCGCCGGACAGACGCCGGAAGAGGACTTCGCGATGGTTTCCGACCTTGGCTTCGAAGTCGTCATTGGCGGACACGAAGCCCACGATGCTCCCGCCGCCGTCTCCTGA
- a CDS encoding ABC transporter substrate-binding protein, with product MISHVPNNRDRVVRRTAGALLSALVTVLMLLVSSALADDEDDGSLPLFEDLTIPTAQQLLGEPPRDWIVLKTGEVLFVEPLSPRPDTLGWLEFKIAEKRKERSGLTGEALDQYLRELDEFNYLHVSVPQVAEETEFRLPTRKIEEILHHEDLMLRRIDLLLDEGNLPVAYELLHRLERDRADWPGIPDRHNRLLFAEGEQLLEQGKTEFALIRLEQLYGRDAVHRGLKETLGTAIDRMIGTAIDSQRYRDARHYLARLREKWDDHEVVAARSSELEQLARKAVEEGTATFSSGDYRDALDRMERAAEIWPQLPELSCEYAAIARRHPRLHVGVVSLPNGEDRPEFLQTTADRRAESLQQARLFEPQRFSSGTMYYRSRIFDEWEPFDLGRGMRFQLRFTRQPWESLPLVDAQQIAATILERLDPDSPEYSERLAGYIEEITVHAPDSLTIRFQRVPPRVETLLAEIEIPTGTARSGGFEIAQADDERVIFRRTDAQPDGLSGYRLEEVVEHRYDSFERALRALEMGEVVMLPELPDWIVRRLQADRAFLSDYFVEPYAEPATHLIQFNPHSPAVQIRELRRALAYGIDRPRLLDEVVLRDSERTHGRLGVAPFAISSAAVNAQIFPREHDLSAAFALGLAARKQMGGEIPRLRLAVSSHPTEREVATQIVSQWNRIGLPVEIVPLESIDADAPHSGWDLIYRRMRMHEPITALWPFLTLSEEARVREIAFLPDWLRQELVTLDRTADWIRAIEGVQTLHRHLWAEVYFIPLWEVDEHMVVRKTVHGFPTPPVAPYHHAGRWTIDPWFSTVVP from the coding sequence ATGATCTCGCATGTTCCGAACAACAGGGACCGCGTCGTCCGACGCACCGCCGGCGCACTGCTGAGTGCGCTGGTTACAGTCCTGATGCTGCTGGTTTCGTCAGCGCTGGCCGACGACGAAGACGATGGCAGTCTGCCGCTGTTTGAAGACCTGACCATTCCCACGGCGCAGCAGCTTCTTGGAGAACCGCCGCGGGACTGGATTGTGCTCAAGACCGGCGAGGTTCTGTTCGTCGAGCCGCTTTCGCCTCGACCGGACACGCTTGGCTGGCTGGAGTTCAAGATTGCCGAAAAGCGCAAGGAACGCTCCGGTCTGACCGGTGAGGCACTCGACCAGTATCTCAGGGAGCTGGACGAGTTCAACTACCTCCACGTGAGCGTGCCTCAGGTGGCCGAAGAGACCGAGTTCCGGCTGCCGACCCGCAAGATCGAAGAGATCCTGCATCATGAGGACCTGATGCTGCGGCGGATCGATCTTCTTCTTGACGAAGGGAACCTGCCGGTTGCCTACGAACTGCTGCATCGTCTCGAGCGGGATCGAGCCGACTGGCCCGGCATTCCGGATCGACACAACCGACTGCTGTTCGCAGAGGGGGAACAACTGCTCGAACAGGGGAAGACCGAGTTCGCCCTGATCCGACTCGAACAGCTCTACGGTCGTGATGCTGTCCACCGCGGGCTCAAAGAAACGCTCGGCACCGCAATCGACCGCATGATCGGCACGGCCATCGACAGTCAGCGTTACCGGGACGCCCGGCACTATCTCGCCAGACTGCGAGAAAAATGGGACGACCACGAGGTCGTGGCCGCTCGTTCGTCCGAACTGGAGCAGCTGGCCCGCAAGGCCGTGGAAGAGGGGACGGCCACGTTCTCGTCCGGAGATTACCGCGACGCGCTCGACCGGATGGAACGGGCCGCGGAGATCTGGCCGCAACTTCCCGAGCTGTCTTGCGAATACGCGGCGATCGCGCGGCGGCACCCGCGACTGCACGTCGGAGTCGTGTCACTGCCCAACGGCGAAGACCGGCCCGAGTTCCTCCAGACCACCGCCGACCGCAGGGCCGAGTCGTTGCAGCAGGCCCGGCTGTTCGAGCCGCAACGTTTTTCGTCCGGCACGATGTATTACCGGTCGCGCATCTTCGACGAATGGGAACCGTTCGACCTCGGCCGGGGCATGCGATTCCAGTTGCGGTTCACCCGGCAGCCGTGGGAGTCGCTTCCGCTTGTCGATGCGCAGCAGATTGCGGCGACGATTCTCGAACGTCTCGATCCCGACAGTCCGGAGTACAGCGAACGACTGGCCGGCTACATCGAAGAGATCACGGTCCATGCGCCCGACTCGCTGACGATCCGGTTTCAGCGTGTCCCGCCCCGCGTCGAGACGTTGCTGGCCGAGATCGAGATTCCGACCGGCACGGCTCGTTCGGGCGGATTCGAAATCGCACAGGCAGACGACGAACGGGTGATCTTCCGCCGCACGGACGCCCAGCCGGACGGACTGTCCGGTTACCGCCTGGAAGAAGTTGTCGAGCATCGCTACGACAGCTTCGAACGGGCGCTGCGGGCACTCGAGATGGGTGAGGTGGTCATGCTGCCGGAGCTTCCCGACTGGATCGTTCGCCGTCTGCAGGCCGACCGGGCATTCCTGAGTGACTACTTCGTTGAACCGTACGCGGAACCGGCAACGCATCTGATCCAGTTCAATCCGCACAGCCCCGCCGTCCAGATACGGGAACTGCGTCGCGCCCTCGCGTACGGCATCGACCGACCGCGTCTGCTCGACGAAGTGGTACTGCGCGATTCCGAAAGGACTCACGGCCGGCTGGGAGTCGCGCCGTTCGCGATCTCGAGTGCGGCAGTCAACGCGCAGATCTTCCCACGCGAGCACGACCTGTCGGCCGCGTTTGCTCTCGGACTGGCCGCCCGCAAGCAAATGGGGGGCGAGATCCCTCGACTCCGGCTGGCCGTCAGCAGTCATCCGACCGAACGGGAAGTCGCAACGCAGATCGTCTCGCAATGGAACCGCATCGGCCTGCCCGTCGAGATCGTTCCGCTGGAATCGATCGATGCCGACGCCCCGCATTCCGGCTGGGATCTGATCTACCGCCGAATGCGGATGCACGAACCAATCACCGCCCTCTGGCCATTCCTGACACTGTCCGAAGAAGCACGCGTCAGGGAGATCGCCTTCCTGCCTGACTGGCTGAGGCAGGAGCTGGTTACGCTGGACCGCACGGCGGACTGGATTCGCGCGATCGAAGGTGTGCAGACGCTCCATCGCCATCTGTGGGCCGAGGTCTATTTCATCCCTCTCTGGGAAGTGGACGAGCACATGGTGGTCCGCAAAACGGTCCACGGATTTCCCACACCGCCGGTCGCCCCGTACCACCACGCCGGTCGCTGGACGATCGATCCCTGGTTCTCGACGGTGGTTCCATGA
- a CDS encoding terpene cyclase/mutase family protein, whose translation MSSGRIRFEDRLGGAAVQDGKGPHFSLSTTARARGNATEVQQAVTRTRDWLLERQSEDGYWVAELEGDTILESEYILLLAYLGKGQSDVARQAAAYMLESQMPEGGWSHYPGGPIEISGAVKAYWALKITGHDPDAEYMVRARNAILAAGGAEKVNSFTRYYMALLGQISYQQCPAVPPEIMLLPSWMPFNIYEMSSWSRTILVPLSILWAYQPQTELPPEHRIDELFLNGAENLPVSMPPSDQLDDLKQRTTIDWGAVFRGVDRVWKVIERCRIKPLRRVAVAKAARWMRERFAHSDGLGAIFPPIIWSVVALKCLGHDDDSPEVVAGLQELERLMIRENGTIRLQPCKSPVWDTAISTLALREAGVSERHPAIRRSVQWLLSKEVRQQGDWSVRRPGLPPGGWYFEFNNAFYPDIDDTIMVTMVLARCLPGRRQADWSASLVPTGPRDYTDEADLAAIVSGQTDDPLQSCMAVEAMRPMLAAIRRGVRWTFAMQSRNGGWAAFDADNDREILTRVPFADHNAMIDPATADITARVLEMFSCVGLDTDHEVIAKALRFVWDQQEPDGAWYGRWGVNYIYGTWQVLVGLTGLGVPAEDPRLQKGADWLESCQQADGGWGESPRTYDEPDTRGQGPTTASQTAWALMGLMAAGRVESEAVKRGIQYLIDTQKNDGTWDEPWFTGTGFPRVFYLRYHLYRIYFPLMALGRYERLTGQRVDG comes from the coding sequence ATGAGTTCAGGCAGAATCCGGTTCGAAGACCGGTTGGGTGGGGCAGCCGTCCAGGATGGAAAGGGCCCTCACTTTTCTCTTTCGACAACCGCGCGGGCCCGCGGGAACGCCACCGAAGTGCAGCAGGCCGTCACCCGCACCCGCGACTGGCTGCTCGAGCGTCAGAGCGAAGACGGCTACTGGGTCGCCGAACTCGAGGGAGACACGATCCTCGAGTCCGAGTACATCCTGCTTCTCGCGTACCTCGGCAAAGGGCAGAGTGACGTCGCCCGGCAGGCCGCGGCCTACATGCTCGAAAGCCAGATGCCCGAGGGCGGGTGGTCACACTATCCGGGCGGGCCGATCGAGATCAGCGGCGCGGTCAAGGCGTACTGGGCCCTGAAGATCACCGGCCACGACCCCGATGCCGAGTACATGGTGCGGGCTCGCAACGCCATTCTCGCCGCAGGTGGTGCCGAGAAGGTCAACAGCTTCACCCGGTACTACATGGCCCTGCTGGGACAGATCTCGTACCAGCAGTGCCCGGCCGTTCCGCCGGAGATCATGCTGCTTCCCTCGTGGATGCCGTTCAACATCTACGAGATGTCCTCCTGGTCGCGGACGATCCTCGTCCCGCTGAGCATCCTGTGGGCGTACCAGCCGCAGACCGAGCTTCCCCCCGAGCACCGGATCGACGAGCTGTTCCTCAACGGCGCAGAGAATCTGCCGGTCTCGATGCCCCCCAGCGACCAGCTCGACGACCTGAAACAGCGAACAACCATCGACTGGGGTGCGGTCTTCCGCGGCGTCGATCGCGTCTGGAAGGTCATCGAACGGTGCCGCATCAAGCCGCTTCGCCGCGTCGCGGTCGCGAAAGCCGCCCGGTGGATGCGGGAACGGTTTGCTCACAGTGACGGCCTGGGAGCAATCTTCCCGCCGATCATCTGGAGCGTTGTCGCCCTCAAGTGCCTGGGCCACGACGACGACTCCCCCGAGGTGGTCGCCGGCCTGCAGGAACTCGAGCGGCTGATGATCCGTGAGAACGGCACCATCCGCCTGCAGCCATGCAAATCCCCCGTCTGGGACACCGCCATTTCCACGCTGGCTCTGCGGGAAGCGGGTGTTTCCGAACGGCACCCGGCGATCCGCCGCAGCGTCCAGTGGCTCCTCTCGAAGGAGGTCCGACAGCAGGGTGACTGGTCGGTCCGCCGTCCCGGTCTTCCTCCCGGCGGGTGGTACTTCGAGTTCAACAATGCGTTCTATCCAGACATCGACGACACCATCATGGTGACGATGGTGCTGGCCCGCTGTCTGCCCGGACGCAGGCAGGCGGACTGGTCGGCGAGCCTCGTTCCCACCGGGCCCCGCGATTACACCGACGAAGCCGATCTGGCCGCGATTGTTTCGGGGCAGACGGATGATCCGCTGCAGAGCTGCATGGCGGTCGAAGCGATGCGCCCCATGCTGGCCGCGATTCGACGTGGCGTTCGCTGGACGTTCGCCATGCAGAGTCGCAACGGCGGCTGGGCCGCCTTCGATGCCGACAACGACCGCGAGATCCTCACCCGCGTGCCGTTCGCCGATCACAACGCGATGATCGACCCGGCAACGGCGGACATCACGGCCCGCGTGCTGGAGATGTTCAGCTGCGTCGGACTCGATACCGACCATGAGGTCATCGCCAAAGCACTCCGCTTCGTCTGGGACCAGCAGGAACCGGACGGGGCCTGGTATGGCCGCTGGGGCGTCAACTACATCTACGGCACCTGGCAGGTACTGGTCGGTCTCACCGGGCTGGGAGTTCCCGCGGAAGATCCGCGACTGCAGAAAGGGGCCGATTGGCTCGAATCGTGCCAGCAGGCGGATGGTGGCTGGGGCGAGTCGCCGCGCACCTACGACGAACCCGACACCCGCGGGCAGGGACCGACGACCGCCTCACAGACCGCGTGGGCCCTGATGGGACTCATGGCAGCCGGACGGGTCGAATCCGAAGCGGTGAAGCGTGGCATCCAGTATCTGATCGACACACAGAAGAACGACGGCACGTGGGATGAGCCCTGGTTCACCGGCACCGGCTTTCCGCGTGTGTTCTACCTCCGCTATCACCTGTACCGGATCTACTTCCCGCTGATGGCTCTGGGCCGGTATGAGCGGCTGACCGGTCAACGTGTGGACGGGTGA
- a CDS encoding zinc ribbon domain-containing protein has product MDAVQIHCPKCGKGLRLKDRSKLGRKGKCPACGHGFLLQAPPEEEEVSLELAGDEAPVGTGAQWVPDEPAASALQASESSAVAIDTDPGPGIALDVSDGGVERLKEIKRRNARRQRTTLILGVLALLVVGGAGYALIPYLEDQPAPIPKEAEPAAPVAENTEPADVAAPSGAITRASLRSNVELVEQFEPTDGEPIRLLMVPSGANVVIHLRPAEIWSDEVAFQELRASLTADVVAWLEETLRTVCRREPKQIEEALITMMLGAIGTEPEVSTVVRLVEEEKMSDLIEEFGGQRINEGATTRIYVRDGETRVIADARTFAIAPESAASEIEEWITTSNYNVPTGIFELLDQTDRQRLATVLFEIDDVKRHEQELFSAEALPAMQHVIDWFGDDVETVSWSLHFAENFHSELFLRPRTRGAQKIVSAPVLAKTVEQKLADLPHIMQDDVIGRMSPSSRGYLRIIGRFPAMLEAFQMATVTRMGPTFVRLTTALPPQAAPNLALGALFTWDESRRTDYTAAAPPVLVAQGNGGAKLPDSVAERLRTVIVDTEFSRTPLQEAVGYLADELKVKLIINGDALKLSGYTQNMPQTFKLGKVPAVRSFHEILKQYDGKGKEADRMVIVVDEQKKQIELTTKGVADKEGKMPFDTSPE; this is encoded by the coding sequence ATGGATGCCGTCCAGATTCACTGTCCCAAGTGCGGAAAAGGTCTGCGGCTGAAGGATCGCAGCAAACTGGGCCGGAAAGGCAAATGTCCGGCCTGCGGTCACGGTTTCCTGCTGCAGGCCCCTCCGGAAGAGGAAGAAGTCTCCCTCGAACTGGCCGGCGACGAGGCTCCCGTCGGCACCGGGGCGCAATGGGTTCCCGACGAACCGGCCGCTTCGGCGCTGCAGGCTTCCGAGTCCTCCGCAGTCGCCATCGATACGGACCCCGGTCCCGGGATCGCTCTCGACGTCTCCGATGGCGGCGTCGAGCGGCTCAAGGAGATCAAACGTCGCAATGCCCGGCGACAACGGACGACTCTCATCCTGGGAGTCCTGGCGCTACTCGTGGTTGGCGGGGCCGGGTACGCCCTGATTCCGTATCTGGAAGATCAGCCGGCACCGATCCCCAAAGAGGCCGAGCCCGCTGCGCCGGTCGCCGAAAACACCGAGCCCGCGGACGTGGCGGCTCCGTCCGGAGCGATCACCCGGGCGAGTCTGCGCTCGAATGTGGAACTGGTCGAGCAGTTCGAGCCGACGGACGGCGAACCGATCCGGCTGCTGATGGTTCCCAGTGGCGCCAACGTGGTCATCCATCTGCGGCCGGCCGAGATCTGGAGTGACGAGGTCGCGTTCCAGGAACTTCGTGCCAGCCTGACCGCCGACGTGGTGGCGTGGCTGGAGGAAACGCTCCGTACGGTCTGTCGACGCGAGCCGAAACAAATCGAAGAAGCGCTGATCACGATGATGCTCGGCGCGATCGGGACCGAGCCGGAAGTCTCGACGGTCGTGCGACTCGTCGAAGAAGAGAAGATGTCCGACCTGATCGAGGAGTTCGGCGGACAGCGGATCAACGAAGGGGCAACCACCCGCATCTACGTCCGGGATGGTGAGACCCGCGTCATCGCCGACGCCCGCACGTTCGCGATTGCCCCCGAGTCGGCCGCATCGGAAATCGAAGAGTGGATTACCACGTCCAACTACAACGTGCCGACCGGTATCTTTGAACTGCTCGATCAGACCGACCGGCAACGGCTGGCGACGGTGCTGTTCGAGATCGACGACGTCAAGCGGCACGAGCAGGAGCTGTTTTCGGCCGAGGCGTTGCCCGCGATGCAGCATGTAATCGACTGGTTCGGCGACGACGTCGAGACGGTCTCCTGGAGCCTGCACTTCGCCGAGAACTTCCATTCGGAACTGTTCCTCCGGCCGCGGACGCGCGGAGCCCAGAAGATCGTCTCGGCACCGGTCCTGGCAAAGACCGTCGAGCAGAAACTGGCCGACCTGCCGCACATTATGCAAGACGATGTGATCGGCCGGATGTCCCCCTCGAGCCGCGGGTATCTGCGGATCATCGGCCGCTTCCCCGCGATGCTCGAAGCGTTCCAGATGGCGACGGTGACGCGCATGGGACCGACATTCGTCCGGTTGACGACGGCACTGCCTCCACAGGCGGCACCCAACCTGGCTTTGGGAGCGCTGTTCACCTGGGATGAATCGCGACGGACCGATTACACCGCAGCGGCGCCGCCGGTTCTGGTTGCACAGGGGAATGGCGGGGCCAAACTTCCAGACAGCGTTGCCGAACGACTGCGGACGGTGATTGTCGACACCGAGTTCTCCCGCACGCCGCTGCAGGAGGCGGTCGGCTACCTGGCGGATGAACTGAAGGTGAAGCTGATTATCAATGGGGATGCATTGAAGCTGTCCGGCTATACCCAGAACATGCCGCAGACCTTCAAGCTCGGGAAGGTGCCGGCTGTCCGCTCGTTCCACGAGATTCTCAAGCAGTATGACGGCAAGGGGAAAGAGGCCGACCGGATGGTGATCGTCGTCGACGAGCAGAAAAAGCAGATCGAGCTGACGACAAAGGGGGTTGCCGACAAGGAAGGCAAGATGCCGTTCGACACCAGTCCCGAATAG
- a CDS encoding S1C family serine protease, protein MRNFATCLAAAMLGSGLTFWIVESGVMSGGSPLMAQPAPSGPRLPGQPPAPAVAPSADGSSHSIPESLLPHFRKDGLTPDEAVNVGVYELANRSVVNISTLSVRPDGWLLTPVPSEGNGSGSVLDKSGHILTNYHVVADARNVVVTLYDEESYPAKLVGADPINDIAVIKIDAPAESLVPITLGESDHLRVGQRVFALGNPFGLDRTMSMGIISSLNRSLEIQENWVIKSIIQIDASINPGNSGGPLLDSHGHLIGMNTAIASRVAQSAGIGFAIPINLIRRVVPELIQHGRVIRGDIGITHVTVTEEGLRVARLKEGGPAERAGVRGPQITRTRRGPFVVEKVDRAKADIIIAIDGQKVTVASEFLSVIESKKPGDVVTLRVLREEREVDIPVRLGGEEEVAPVRRSGDIPI, encoded by the coding sequence ATGCGAAACTTTGCCACCTGTCTCGCGGCCGCCATGCTGGGGAGCGGCCTCACGTTCTGGATCGTCGAGAGCGGCGTGATGTCCGGGGGATCGCCCCTTATGGCCCAGCCAGCCCCGAGCGGTCCCCGTCTACCCGGTCAGCCGCCCGCCCCGGCGGTGGCCCCGTCCGCCGACGGCTCGAGCCACAGCATTCCGGAGTCACTGCTGCCGCACTTCCGCAAGGACGGGCTGACACCCGATGAAGCGGTCAACGTCGGGGTCTACGAGCTGGCGAACCGCAGTGTCGTGAACATCTCCACGCTCAGCGTCCGGCCAGACGGCTGGCTGCTCACGCCGGTTCCCTCGGAAGGGAACGGGTCCGGTTCGGTCCTCGACAAAAGCGGGCATATCCTCACGAACTATCACGTCGTGGCGGACGCGAGAAATGTCGTCGTCACGCTTTACGACGAAGAGTCGTACCCGGCGAAGCTCGTCGGAGCCGACCCGATCAACGACATTGCCGTCATCAAGATCGACGCCCCGGCAGAATCTCTGGTCCCCATTACTCTTGGGGAATCGGATCACCTGCGCGTCGGTCAGCGGGTGTTCGCACTCGGAAACCCGTTCGGCCTCGACCGGACGATGAGCATGGGGATCATTTCGAGCCTCAACCGCTCGCTGGAAATCCAGGAAAACTGGGTCATCAAATCGATCATTCAGATCGATGCCTCGATCAACCCGGGCAACTCCGGCGGGCCGCTGCTCGATTCGCACGGCCACCTGATCGGCATGAATACCGCGATTGCCAGCAGGGTTGCTCAGAGCGCCGGCATCGGGTTCGCCATCCCGATCAACCTGATCCGCCGGGTTGTCCCCGAACTGATCCAGCACGGACGGGTGATTCGCGGCGACATCGGCATTACGCACGTGACGGTGACCGAGGAAGGACTGCGGGTCGCCCGCCTGAAGGAAGGGGGCCCGGCCGAGCGGGCGGGAGTGCGCGGGCCGCAGATCACGCGCACGCGCCGCGGTCCGTTTGTCGTCGAGAAAGTGGACCGGGCGAAAGCCGACATCATCATCGCCATCGACGGTCAGAAGGTGACGGTCGCTTCGGAGTTCCTCAGCGTGATCGAGTCCAAGAAGCCCGGCGACGTCGTCACACTGCGAGTTTTGCGTGAAGAACGCGAAGTCGACATCCCGGTCCGACTGGGAGGCGAAGAGGAGGTCGCACCGGTCCGTCGGTCGGGAGACATCCCGATCTGA